Part of the Methylovirgula sp. 4M-Z18 genome is shown below.
AGCCGATCCGTATAAGCGGCCCTTGTCGCCGGGGGATTTCATTGGCGGCTGGATGCGGCTGATCGCGCCGGCGGCGGAACGGATCGGCCCGCCGACCCAACCTCTGCCCGACTATGTCGAAAAGCTGGCAAAGGAATCGATCAAGCAGAGTCTCGTCAATCTGCGCACGTTCCCGTGGGTGAAAAATCTCGAAGATCGCGGCATTCTGCATTTGCACGGCGCCTATTTCGGCGTGGCGACCGGCAAGCTGCTCGCGCTCGACGAAGGGCACGGCACGTTCGTGCCTATTGCCGAAGAACAGCATGCAGCCGTTACCGCGCAGCCGAGATTCTAAAGCGGCGTTATTCCAGATCGCCCTTCAACCGCGACCCCTGGAGCTCGCCCGCGGCATCGAGAATCTGATAGGCGACCGAAGTGATGTGGCTGTTGATCCGCTTCAAATCGCGTAAGACGTCGAGATGGATCGAACTTGTCTGCACCGTTTCGATCCGGCCCTCGCGCAGACGCGCGAAATGCTTGTCCGCGGCGACCCGCTCGATATCGCGCAGCGCCACCTTTTCGGCGATTAGCCGGCGGGCGAGCGTGATGTTGCCGGTCGTGAAGATGTTGAGCGCCAGACGCAAGTTCGACACGACATGGGCATGAACGCGCCGGATATCGGCGATTCCCTCGGCGGAAAAGCTCAGCTGATTCTTGATCTTCTTGGCCGCGAGCTCCATCAGATTCTTGTCGATAATATCGCCCATATGTTCGAGATTGGTCGCGAAAGCGAGAATATCGACATAGCGCTGCGCCTCGTCCTCCGACAATTCGCTGCGCGAGATCTGCATGAGATAATGCTTGATCGCTTCGTATAATGTGTCGACCTCGTCGTCGGCCGACGCGACCTGTTTCATCAGCTTCTGGTCGTCGTTTTCCAGGACCAGAATGGCGTTGCGCAACATCACCTCGATCTTGTCGCCGACATGCAGCACCTCGCGCAGCGCATCGGCCAAAGCTACGGGCGGTTGGTCGAGCACGTTCTCATCGAGATAGCGCGGCCCGACGGTTTCCGCCTGCTGCGGCGGATCGGGCAAAAGACGGCTGCACAGATTGGCCAAGGCATCGCAGAACGGCAGCGCGAGGATCGCGGCAAGCACATTGTAGGCGGTGTGGAAATTGATCACGACACGAGCCGGTGCGGATTCCATCAGGCCGAGCCCGCCGGCAACCGGCCCGAGCACCGCCAGGAGCGGCAGGGCGACCACGAGGCGGACGATCAGATTGCCCAGCGGCAACCGCCGCACGGCGGGGGCCGCGGCCGATTGTTCGACATAAGGGGTGAAGGCACCGCCGAGATTGGCGCCGAGCACCAGGGCGAGCGCTGCCGGTATCGGCAGCGCGCCGGCCGCGGCAAGCGCCATCACGATCAGCACGACGCTAAGGCTCGAATGCACGGCCCAGGTGATCAGCGCTGCGACCAAAACGGCGATGACCGGCGCGCCGGACATGCTGCCGAGCACCATTTTAAAGGCGGCGGATTGGGTCAGCGGCGTCACGGCAAGGTCGATATGAGTGAGGCCGAGCATGATCAGACCGAGGCCGATCGCCATGCGGCCAAGGCCTTTGAGCTTGCCGGCCTCGCTCGCCGTATGCAGTGCGACCCCGACAAAAACCAGCACCGCCCAGACCGCTTTGACGTCGAAGGACAGGATCTGTGCGGCCAAGGTCGTGCCGACATTGGCGCCGAGCATGATGGCGAGGCCGACGCTAAGCGACAATTGTCCGCGCCCGATGAGCGCCGAGGTGAGCAGCGACGTGGCCATCGACGATTGGATGACCGCCGTGATCGTGGCGCCGGTCGTCAACGCGGCCACGCGGCTGCGGCTGCAAGCGGCAATCATCCGTCGCAAGGCGGCGCCGAACGCGCGCGTGGCGCCGGTGCGCACCATGCGGATCCCCCAGTAGAGCAGCGCGACGCTGCCCATCATGTGCAGCAGAAGTTGAGTAGCGTTCACAAAATGCAGTCCCTGAAACAAAATGATAACGGGCAGGCATGGCCATCTCGAATTTATGACAGTTTTATGACAATAATTCGCGCATACTGAACTCGATCCGAACGGCAGCATTCCAAAAGCGACAAGCGGCCACATCGGCCAAATGGCCATGCTTGCAAAACTTAAGTCTTGCCGTAATCTTGCCGGACTTTCCGCAGACGCGCTCGAGGGAGTATCGGGCTTGGCCCTTGATCTCTTTAACTACAGCAATCCGCGCGCCAACGTCTTGACCGACGACAATACGATTTTGTCGCATTTCAGCGATGCCGAATGGACGGAATTGCTGAAAGTGATGGAGCGGCGGCGTTTTGCGCCGGGCACGCTCATCCTTGAGGCGGGGAGCAGCGACCGCACCCTCTATATCATTGCCGCCGGCGACGTGGACGTCGTCGCCACGACCACGGCCGGTGTGCAGCATCTCGCCGTGATCGGCGAGGGATCGGTGTTTGGCGAAATGGCGTTTTTCGACGGCGGCCCACGCTCGGCGGATATTCTGGCCCGCGGCGAGGTCGAGGTCCTGGCATTGCAGCAGGACCGTTTCGAACAGCTCGTCGCCTGGCATCCGCGCATCGCCACCAAATTGCTGATGGATCTGGGACGCGTGCTCAGCCGCCGTCTCCGCCACGTCAACCAACTTGTCTAGGCCTGGCCTAACCTTTGTTTTAGTGCATTTGCCAATTGAACGTCGATGGATTTGCGGACGCGCGCAGGAGTGGGGGCTTCATGTCTGTTGCGGCGGCGGGTAAGCTTTTTGTCAATTATACGAAAATGCCACGGCGCATCCCGCTCGCGGTGTGGGTTGCGTTGCGTACTCTCGTGCTGGCCGGCACCATCGGCCTCGCCGTTGTGCTGACCCTTTGGCCCGAGATCGGCTTGCGGCTTTTCTGGGGTTTGGCCATTCCGGTGCTGCCGGGCGTCTTCGCACTGGCGCCAGGCGTGTGGCGGCAAGTCTGCCCGATGGCGACGCTCAACCAGATGCCGCGCCAAGGCGGTTTCACCCAAGGGCGCGATCTGCCGGAGCAGGCGAAAACTTGGGCTTTCGCAATCGCCGTTGCCTTTTTCTTCGGCACGATCGCATTGCGTGCGCCCTTACTGAATGCAAGCCCCGCGCTGGTGGCGATCGGCATCGTTCTCGTTTTGGCACTCGCCTTTCTCGGCGGCCTCGTCTTCAAGGGACGCAGCGGCTGGTGCGGAACATTCTGTCCGCTCGGACCGATCCAGCGTGATTACGGTCATGCGCCCCTTGCCGTAGTTCGTAACGGCTTTTGCGACACCTGCCTCGGTTGTCAGAAGAATTGTTACGATTTCAATCCGCGCGCAGCGGTCTTCAGCGATCTTTATGATGAAGATCCGCGCTATTCCGGCCAGCGCCGTTTTTTCATGGCGATGATGCCGGGCGTCATCCTCGGATATTTTCTGCAGGACCAGGCGCCGGCTTATGGCCCATGGGTTCAATTTGCTATTCTCGTCGGAACCACGATGGGCAGCGTCGGCCTTTATCAGATGCTGACCGGGTTCCTGGGCCTCAATCTGTTTCGCACCGCCAATCTCTTTGCGGCGGCGGCGCTCGCACTGTTTTATGTCTTTAGCGGCCCCACCATTGTCAAAACCTTATCGGCCCTCGCCGATGTCGCCGTGCCGCAGGCCTTGATTGATGCGAGCCGTGCGACGGGCCTGGTCATTGCCGGACTCGTCATCTATCAGGGCTGGCGCAATGAATACGCCTATGAAGAGATGGCGCGCGCTGCCAATCATCTGCAAGTCGATCAAAGCGGCCACAGCCTGCGCGAGCGTCTCGCGACCGCCGGCGCCGCGCAAGTGCTCGAAAAAAGCTCCGGCACATCCTTTTCCGTCGCGCCCAATCAAACCCTGCTCGATGCGATGGAAGCGGCGCGCATCAAGATCAATTTCGGCTGCCGTTCGGGGCTTTGCGGCGCTGACGCGGTCGCCATACATGAAGGCAGCGGCAATCTTTCGCCTCCTGGCGAAGACGAGACCGCGACGCTGCGTCGGCTCGGCCTCGAAGGCAAAGCGCGGCTCGCCTGCATGTGCCAGGTGCGCGGGCCGGTAACGGTCGACACCAATCTGCAAAAAGCCGCGGCATCGGCCGTGATGGCGAGTGACACGGAGGACCGTGCTGCCGCGCTCGGCATTCGCCATGTCGTCATTATCGGCAACGGCGTCGCAGGACTTGGCGTTGCCGAAGCGTTGCGGCGCAAGAGCGCGTCGGTCGAAATCACGGTCATCACCGGCGAGAGCCACCATTTCTACAATCGCATGGCGATCGGCCGCGTGATTTACGGCCGCTCGGCCATGGATGGCCTGCATCTGCTGCCCGATGCGTGGTACAAGGACAACCGCGTCGATGTCTGGCGCAACACGATCGCCACTGCAGTGGATCGCGAGGCGCGTCAATTGCATCTCGGCACCGGCGAAACCCTGCCCTATGACCGGCTGGTGTTGGCGACCGGCGCCCATGCCGCAAGCCCGGGGCCGGAATACAGCCGCTACACCAACGCTTTCGTGTTGCGCGCGGCGAGTGACGCGGAAGCGGTGCGGGCCTTCGCGCAGGCCCGGCGCGCGCGCCGCGCAGTCGTGATCGGCGGCGGCGTGCTGGGGGTCGAAGCGGCGGATGCGTTGCATCATCTCGGGCTCGATGTGGTGCTGCTGCAGCGTTCCGGCCGGCTGATGGACCGTCAGCTCGATTCCACCGGCGCGGTGCGGCTCACGCAATATCTCAACAACATCGGCATCGAGGTCGTGCACAATGCGGTCGTTGCGTCGTTCAGCGGCGAGACCGAGCTTGAACAGATCGCTCTCAGCGACGGCACGATCATTACCGGCGACTTGTTCATTGCGTGCGTCGGCATCGTGCCGAATATCGAGCTCGCCAAATCCTGCGGCCTCGCGACCGGTCGCGGCATTGTCGTCGATGCGCATATGGCGACCGCAGATCCTGCGATCTTCGCCGTCGGCGACGTTGCCGAATTGCCTGGTGCGCCGGGCGGCCTCTGGCCGGTCGGTGCGGCGCAGGCGACGGCGGTCGTCTCAACCATGCTGGGGGCGCCGCAAGCCTATGAAGTGCCGCGCCTGTTGGTGCAGCTCAAATGCGACGGCATCGATCTGCGCTCCTACGGCATGCTGGAAGCGCAGGCCGGCGACGAAGTCATCAGTGCGCCGCCTGCCGAGACGGCATGGTGGTCGTTCATCTTGCGCGATCGTGAAGTGACCGGCGCGGTCTTCGTCGGACCGCCGGGATCAGGCCGTGTGTTTACGCGCGCGCTGCAAGCGCGCTGCGACCTCACTCCCGTCCTGCCTGATCTGCGCGAGGGACGCTTGGAGGCGCTGGCACGCGTGCTATAATGGTCTGCAAGAGTTGCGGCACCATGTACAGCAAGACGACAGGCGACATCGAGGTTCTCGTGACACCCGAATATCTGCCGGATCATTCCGATCCCGCGGAGGATCGTTATGTTTGGGCGTATACGATCGAAATCGTCAATCATGGCAGCGTCGAAGTGCAGCTCTTGTCGCGCCATTGGCTGATCACCGACGGGCACGGCCATCGCCAGGAGGTGCGCGGCCCAGGCGTGGTCGGCGAACAGCCAGTGCTCTCGCCGCGTACGCGGTTCCGTTACACGTCGGGCTGTCCGCTCACGACGCCGAGCGGCATCATGGTCGGCAGCTATCAAATGATCGATGCCAACGGCCATCGCTTCGACATCGCGATTCCGGCTTTTTCGCTCGATCTGCCCGATGCGAAGCCGGTGCTGAATTGATCTTCGCGCGGACGCCGGGTTAAGGTCGGAAGAGCGAAGGAGGAGTTGCGAACAGGACGCGTCATCTGTTCGTCGCAATTTCCTGTTCGTTCTTCGCTTAAGAGGAGTTCGCGTATGCAAGC
Proteins encoded:
- a CDS encoding Na/Pi cotransporter family protein, with translation MNATQLLLHMMGSVALLYWGIRMVRTGATRAFGAALRRMIAACSRSRVAALTTGATITAVIQSSMATSLLTSALIGRGQLSLSVGLAIMLGANVGTTLAAQILSFDVKAVWAVLVFVGVALHTASEAGKLKGLGRMAIGLGLIMLGLTHIDLAVTPLTQSAAFKMVLGSMSGAPVIAVLVAALITWAVHSSLSVVLIVMALAAAGALPIPAALALVLGANLGGAFTPYVEQSAAAPAVRRLPLGNLIVRLVVALPLLAVLGPVAGGLGLMESAPARVVINFHTAYNVLAAILALPFCDALANLCSRLLPDPPQQAETVGPRYLDENVLDQPPVALADALREVLHVGDKIEVMLRNAILVLENDDQKLMKQVASADDEVDTLYEAIKHYLMQISRSELSEDEAQRYVDILAFATNLEHMGDIIDKNLMELAAKKIKNQLSFSAEGIADIRRVHAHVVSNLRLALNIFTTGNITLARRLIAEKVALRDIERVAADKHFARLREGRIETVQTSSIHLDVLRDLKRINSHITSVAYQILDAAGELQGSRLKGDLE
- a CDS encoding Crp/Fnr family transcriptional regulator → MALDLFNYSNPRANVLTDDNTILSHFSDAEWTELLKVMERRRFAPGTLILEAGSSDRTLYIIAAGDVDVVATTTAGVQHLAVIGEGSVFGEMAFFDGGPRSADILARGEVEVLALQQDRFEQLVAWHPRIATKLLMDLGRVLSRRLRHVNQLV
- the apaG gene encoding Co2+/Mg2+ efflux protein ApaG — protein: MYSKTTGDIEVLVTPEYLPDHSDPAEDRYVWAYTIEIVNHGSVEVQLLSRHWLITDGHGHRQEVRGPGVVGEQPVLSPRTRFRYTSGCPLTTPSGIMVGSYQMIDANGHRFDIAIPAFSLDLPDAKPVLN
- a CDS encoding FAD-dependent oxidoreductase — encoded protein: MSVAAAGKLFVNYTKMPRRIPLAVWVALRTLVLAGTIGLAVVLTLWPEIGLRLFWGLAIPVLPGVFALAPGVWRQVCPMATLNQMPRQGGFTQGRDLPEQAKTWAFAIAVAFFFGTIALRAPLLNASPALVAIGIVLVLALAFLGGLVFKGRSGWCGTFCPLGPIQRDYGHAPLAVVRNGFCDTCLGCQKNCYDFNPRAAVFSDLYDEDPRYSGQRRFFMAMMPGVILGYFLQDQAPAYGPWVQFAILVGTTMGSVGLYQMLTGFLGLNLFRTANLFAAAALALFYVFSGPTIVKTLSALADVAVPQALIDASRATGLVIAGLVIYQGWRNEYAYEEMARAANHLQVDQSGHSLRERLATAGAAQVLEKSSGTSFSVAPNQTLLDAMEAARIKINFGCRSGLCGADAVAIHEGSGNLSPPGEDETATLRRLGLEGKARLACMCQVRGPVTVDTNLQKAAASAVMASDTEDRAAALGIRHVVIIGNGVAGLGVAEALRRKSASVEITVITGESHHFYNRMAIGRVIYGRSAMDGLHLLPDAWYKDNRVDVWRNTIATAVDREARQLHLGTGETLPYDRLVLATGAHAASPGPEYSRYTNAFVLRAASDAEAVRAFAQARRARRAVVIGGGVLGVEAADALHHLGLDVVLLQRSGRLMDRQLDSTGAVRLTQYLNNIGIEVVHNAVVASFSGETELEQIALSDGTIITGDLFIACVGIVPNIELAKSCGLATGRGIVVDAHMATADPAIFAVGDVAELPGAPGGLWPVGAAQATAVVSTMLGAPQAYEVPRLLVQLKCDGIDLRSYGMLEAQAGDEVISAPPAETAWWSFILRDREVTGAVFVGPPGSGRVFTRALQARCDLTPVLPDLREGRLEALARVL